The following proteins are co-located in the Micromonospora viridifaciens genome:
- a CDS encoding helix-turn-helix transcriptional regulator, whose amino-acid sequence MSRSRTERLVNLVICLLSTRRFLTAAQIAATVPGYEHDPEDAKEHEAFQRKFERDKAELRELGVPLETGTASVFDAEPGYRIAPRAYALPEIPLEPDEAAAVGIAARLWQHAGLAAAASSGLAKLRAAGIDVDPQATLGLEPMVTVDPAFAPLTAAARDRREVNFDYRVPDRDAPTRRRLQPWGVVCWRGRWYVVGHDLDRAATRCFRLSRVVGAVRVTGEPGSYEPPAGVDLISHVARWSGPVERTGRATVLVAPGRAAGLRRWATETTPGPDGDRLVLPYADADYLAGQIVGYGPDVRVLEPPEVREAVIQRLKEIAARHDELAVAGGAR is encoded by the coding sequence GTGTCGCGGAGCCGTACCGAACGCCTGGTCAACCTGGTGATCTGCCTGCTGTCCACGCGACGGTTCCTGACCGCCGCGCAGATCGCCGCGACCGTGCCCGGATACGAGCACGATCCGGAGGACGCCAAGGAGCATGAGGCGTTCCAGCGCAAGTTCGAGCGGGACAAGGCCGAGCTGCGAGAGCTCGGGGTGCCGTTGGAGACCGGTACGGCGAGCGTCTTCGACGCCGAGCCCGGCTACCGGATCGCCCCCCGCGCGTACGCCCTGCCCGAGATCCCGCTGGAGCCGGACGAGGCCGCCGCCGTGGGCATCGCGGCGCGACTGTGGCAGCACGCCGGCCTGGCCGCCGCTGCCTCCTCCGGGCTGGCGAAGCTGCGCGCGGCCGGCATCGACGTGGACCCGCAGGCCACCCTGGGCCTGGAGCCCATGGTGACGGTGGACCCGGCGTTCGCCCCGCTGACCGCCGCCGCGCGGGACCGGCGGGAGGTCAACTTCGACTACCGGGTGCCCGACCGGGACGCCCCGACCCGCCGTCGGCTGCAACCCTGGGGCGTGGTCTGCTGGCGCGGCCGGTGGTACGTGGTCGGCCACGACCTGGACCGGGCGGCGACCCGCTGCTTCCGCCTCTCCCGGGTGGTGGGCGCGGTCCGGGTGACCGGCGAGCCCGGGTCGTACGAGCCGCCCGCGGGGGTGGACCTGATCAGCCACGTGGCCCGCTGGTCCGGGCCGGTGGAGCGGACCGGCCGGGCCACCGTGCTGGTCGCCCCGGGACGGGCGGCCGGGCTGCGCCGCTGGGCCACCGAGACCACCCCGGGGCCGGACGGCGACCGCCTGGTCCTGCCGTACGCCGACGCGGACTACCTGGCCGGCCAGATCGTCGGGTACGGCCCGGACGTGCGGGTGCTGGAGCCACCGGAGGTGCGGGAGGCCGTCATCCAGCGGCTGAAGGAGATCGCGGCCCGGCACGACGAGCTGGCGGTGGCCGGGGGTGCCCGGTGA
- a CDS encoding cation diffusion facilitator family transporter, whose product MAEAEVKSESVGTVVVAGVANLSIAAAKLVAGLISGSAAMLSEAVHSVADTTTEVLLYLALRRGARPADTRHPFGYGKESYVWAFLAALFTFVVGAGFAITHGVTTILVHQHTGNYLVSYIVLVVSFAIESVSLARAVRQIRRESRRWRATPRRYLRLTADTTVKAVFMEDTAALIGLLIAGVGLGLSELTGEELYDGIASILIGVLLLIVATILARSNVSLLVGRAVSERVHRQIERELETLPTVDRVHTLMTMLLGPDDILVAAKVDFHNDATGADIEAAADEAERRLTERFPEIGYVFLDPTRSMPGTDRGRARHHQNEGDPPPDQQTDSF is encoded by the coding sequence ATGGCGGAGGCCGAAGTCAAGAGCGAGAGCGTCGGCACCGTCGTCGTGGCCGGCGTGGCGAACCTCTCCATCGCGGCCGCCAAGCTGGTCGCCGGCCTGATCTCCGGGTCGGCGGCGATGCTCTCCGAGGCCGTCCACTCGGTCGCCGACACCACCACCGAGGTGCTGCTCTACCTGGCGCTGCGCCGCGGGGCCCGCCCCGCCGACACCCGGCACCCCTTCGGGTACGGCAAGGAGAGCTACGTCTGGGCGTTCCTCGCCGCGCTCTTCACGTTCGTGGTGGGCGCCGGCTTCGCCATCACCCACGGCGTGACCACCATCCTCGTGCACCAGCACACCGGCAACTACCTGGTGTCGTACATCGTGCTGGTGGTCTCGTTCGCGATCGAGTCGGTCTCGCTTGCCCGGGCGGTCCGGCAGATCCGACGGGAGTCCCGCCGCTGGCGGGCCACCCCGCGCCGCTACCTGCGGCTGACCGCCGACACCACGGTCAAGGCGGTCTTCATGGAGGACACCGCCGCCCTCATCGGCCTGCTCATCGCCGGCGTCGGCCTCGGGTTGTCCGAGCTCACCGGCGAAGAACTCTACGACGGGATCGCCTCGATCCTCATCGGCGTGCTGCTGCTGATCGTCGCCACCATCCTGGCCCGGAGCAACGTCTCGCTGCTCGTCGGCCGGGCCGTCTCCGAGCGCGTACACCGGCAGATCGAGCGCGAGCTGGAGACCCTGCCGACCGTCGACCGGGTCCACACGCTGATGACCATGCTGCTCGGCCCGGACGACATCCTGGTCGCCGCCAAGGTCGACTTCCACAACGACGCCACCGGCGCCGACATCGAGGCCGCCGCCGACGAGGCCGAGCGGCGGCTCACCGAACGCTTCCCGGAGATCGGGTACGTCTTCCTCGACCCGACCCGCTCGATGCCCGGCACCGACCGGGGACGCGCCCGCCATCACCAGAACGAGGGCGACCCGCCGCCGGACCAACAGACCGACTCCTTCTGA